The Methanofastidiosum sp. genome contains the following window.
ATTCTTTAACCATTATTATCCTCTTTTAAATACAAATCACGATTAGTATATGGAATAATAACTATTTATTCTTTTTGATAGGGTTCAACGTGCACTGTGATGATTGTTTCGTGCCCTAGAAAATTTCTAATTTCCCCTTCGACCCCATCAGAAATTTGATGGGCTTCAACAATATTTAATGATTTCTCTACTAGAATATGAATGCTCATTGAATAATAGTGTCCAATATGCCTAATCCTTAGCTTATGAAAATCTTTAACTCCATTTACATTTGAAATTACATCTAATAATTCTTTTTTCTTTTCTTCGTCTACTGAAGTTTCAATTAACTCATTAACACTATCGTGTAGTATCTCTATTGCAACTTTAATAATGAGGATACTTACAAAAATAGCTGCAATCGGGTCTAAGATTCGCCATTTTTCCCCTAAAAAGATGGCACCGCCAATACCAATCATTGTCCCTATTGAAGAGAATGCATCAGATCTGTGATGCCATGCATTTGCAATAATTAATGAACTGTTTATTGTCCTTCCAACATTTACCGTATACCTATACATTGATTCTTTAACTATAATAGATATAATAGCAGCGTATAATGCAATAAACTCCGGTTTTTGTATTATTTCTCCTTGTAACGATTTCAGAAGTTT
Protein-coding sequences here:
- a CDS encoding cation diffusion facilitator family transporter — encoded protein: MQEALSTLERSEKGVKVTYIGLLGNIVLTIFKFIAGILGQSTAMIADSIHSISDTASDIVVLLGFQYVKKPVDDSHNYGHGKIETLSTAIVGIMLILVALLIVYSGVEKLLKSLQGEIIQKPEFIALYAAIISIIVKESMYRYTVNVGRTINSSLIIANAWHHRSDAFSSIGTMIGIGGAIFLGEKWRILDPIAAIFVSILIIKVAIEILHDSVNELIETSVDEEKKKELLDVISNVNGVKDFHKLRIRHIGHYYSMSIHILVEKSLNIVEAHQISDGVEGEIRNFLGHETIITVHVEPYQKE